TCCCTTTTGAATATGAACAGTAAAATAGTCGCCGAGTAACAGGACATTTTGGTAAACACAAAGCACAGCAAACAACAAGAAACGAAGCAAGAAGTTGGATTGCATACCTCAAATATATTGTGGATGACACATTCACTTAAAAAGAGAAGGCATGCTTCACAAATCAGCTTCAATATCCCCTGGGAATATCAATTGCGGGAATATGAGAAATCTTAGGCCAATCTTCACCAGTTTCCCTTCGGCATCTTTCCCATAAATCTGGACAACTGAAGATCCGGAGTTGGTGTAGATGGCGGAGGGATCGCATCTCTTCTGGCAGTGATGTTAATTTGGGGCAGGCTATAATGCTAAGCTGTGTAAGTGATGTGAGGCGGCCAATCCAGTCTGGTAAAGTTGCCAAACCATAGCAATGCTCAATTTTGAGAGTTTGTAGGGTGGAAACATGTTGAAGCTCCTTTGGCAGAGATATTAGCTCTTCTATTCCGCAAATACGCAGAGacttcaatgaagaagagaCAGAGATCAGATGTAAGCATAGCTCCATACTGATGTTTTCCAGCTCTAGATTCTCAAGATAAGGATATGAAGGAGCTTGCTCTGCTGCTACGTCCCTCCTCCCCCATCCCTCCAAATTAGGCAAATAGGAAAGTCTGAGTGTCTTCAGACGTGGGAAGAATGGCTTTGCTGGTGAAGGGTAATCCATCATGTACTCCACATCATATAGTTGGGCAAGATGTAGATATTGAAGGGAAGGGAGTTGACCAAAAGGTGGCAGAACTTGGCTTCCCATACAACGCCATAGTTGAATTCTGACTAGGTTTGGGAGCAGCAAATCCAATCCATCATTTATCATCCAATTTGGGAATCTCACACCTTTGTAAAATAGTATGGAGAGGTCCTTCAGATTTGGATGTGGTTGCAGGCTTTCCATCACTGACACTGCCTCCTCATTCTCCTCagtatcttcttcttcttcctcccaaCTTAATCTCAAGCAATCGAGGTACTGTTTATCCTCCAAATGGGCTTCCTTTGCTTCACTACCCCTGGCATTTGGAAGGCCTCTAATTTCTAGTTCTCCTCTGAGGTTGTTAAGGAATTTCAGTTCACTCAACCTACCCATGTGCCTAGATTCCCCACTATCATTCCCTACCCAGAATATAGGCAAGGTTTGAAGCAACGTCAATTCTCCCAACCCAAGTGGCATATAAATCAATTGATTATATTCATCAATCTCAAGATGCCTCAGGTTGATCAATTTTTTCGTATCTATCGGCAATTCTTTCAGATTCTCACAACGAAAAAGCTTCAATGTCTGTAAATTCTTCAATCTTGTAATAGCACTTGGGAGGTTTTTAAACAACCCATGAGAAAGATCAAGATATCTTAGATGGCTTAGTTTGTCTAAAGATGTTGGAACCTCATGAGGTCGGAAACTCACCTTCATTACCCGTAAATATTTTAAGCTTGAGATGAATGTATCTGTACTGTAATAATCACCATAGAAAGGGCCCGTAACAAGGTTCCAATCGGGTTTGCCAATAACAAAGGTCCTAATGGGTTTGCCCATTAAACCTTCAGGCATTTCATTGGATTTATTAAATAATGACACATGATGAATTCTTTCTGGAATAATCTTCAAATCATTCGTTACAATGATTATCTCAGACTTTACAATGGATTGTGCAAGATCATGCATTAAGTCATGCACTTTACAACTTActatattatttgtatttttattttcaactttttgaaACAATGACCTTGACaataaatcttcaaaatatTGATCACCAACATCCTCTAAATCTCTGTTTTCATCAGACTCTTGAAGGTAACCTTGAGCCATCCATAATTCTTCTAACaactttttttcaattatataatCTTTGGGAAACAGTGTACAATAGACAAAACATTGTTTCAAATGGGTGGGTAGATTGTCATAACTTAACCTCAAAACTGACAAAATATTACTTTCATCTCCAAGCAACatcagatttttattatttctaatgCTCAACCAATCCCTTTCTTGGGTTTTGAAGTACAATGTTCTGCCTAAAGTCTCAATGACAAGAGGAACTCCTTTGCACATCTTCACAATATCTTTTCCTATGGCTACAAGGTTTGGGTGCATTTTCTCTTCTCCCTTTTTAAACGCAAGACTTTCAAACAAATCCCAAGACTCATCATCTTTAAGACCTTCCACGATATATGGGGAATCAATTCCTATAACTGATGCAACTCTAGTGCTTCGAGTGGTCACCAAAATTTTACTCCCAGTTGCTCCAACAGGCAACAAAGTTATTAATTGACCCCATTTCCTTACATCCTCGTTCCAGACATCATCTAGCACAAGCAAATACCTCTTTCCATCTAAGTGTCGGTGAAGGCGTTGTTGCAACTGATCCAACTCCAAGTTTTCCACATCTCTATTAGTTGCAGACTTTATGATATTCCTAACCAGTATTTTTACATCGAAATCATC
This DNA window, taken from Vitis riparia cultivar Riparia Gloire de Montpellier isolate 1030 chromosome 13, EGFV_Vit.rip_1.0, whole genome shotgun sequence, encodes the following:
- the LOC117927799 gene encoding disease resistance protein RGA2-like, which translates into the protein MAEQIPFGIAENLLMKLGSAVFHEIGLMYGVGGELRKLKEKLSTVGAVLLDAEEKQESSHAVADWVRRLKDVVYDADDLLDDFATEDLRRKTDDRGKFAAQAIRERLDDIANDISKFNLISGVIPNVPVRNREWRETISVVEKSHKIVGRDENRKEVIELLMQSSTQENLSKVVIVGIGGLGKTTLAQLVYNDQGVVSYFNLKMWVCVSDDFDVKILVRNIIKSATNRDVENLELDQLQQRLHRHLDGKRYLLVLDDVWNEDVRKWGQLITLLPVGATGSKILVTTRSTRVASVIGIDSPYIVEGLKDDESWDLFESLAFKKGEEKMHPNLVAIGKDIVKMCKGVPLVIETLGRTLYFKTQERDWLSIRNNKNLMLLGDESNILSVLRLSYDNLPTHLKQCFVYCTLFPKDYIIEKKLLEELWMAQGYLQESDENRDLEDVGDQYFEDLLSRSLFQKVENKNTNNIVSCKVHDLMHDLAQSIVKSEIIIVTNDLKIIPERIHHVSLFNKSNEMPEGLMGKPIRTFVIGKPDWNLVTGPFYGDYYSTDTFISSLKYLRVMKVSFRPHEVPTSLDKLSHLRYLDLSHGLFKNLPSAITRLKNLQTLKLFRCENLKELPIDTKKLINLRHLEIDEYNQLIYMPLGLGELTLLQTLPIFWVGNDSGESRHMGRLSELKFLNNLRGELEIRGLPNARGSEAKEAHLEDKQYLDCLRLSWEEEEEDTEENEEAVSVMESLQPHPNLKDLSILFYKGVRFPNWMINDGLDLLLPNLVRIQLWRCMGSQVLPPFGQLPSLQYLHLAQLYDVEYMMDYPSPAKPFFPRLKTLRLSYLPNLEGWGRRDVAAEQAPSYPYLENLELENISMELCLHLISVSSSLKSLRICGIEELISLPKELQHVSTLQTLKIEHCYGLATLPDWIGRLTSLTQLSIIACPKLTSLPEEMRSLRHLHQLRIFSCPDLWERCRRETGEDWPKISHIPAIDIPRGY